The Brachyspira hyodysenteriae ATCC 27164 genome includes a window with the following:
- a CDS encoding replication-associated recombination protein A encodes MFDFEEDINNFKPMAERMRPLTIEEVFGQHHILDKNKTLRKMIDNDKITSMVFFGPPGVGKSTVASIIAKKTKSEYIKLNAVLSNVSEIREAIKKAEKNLENRKKTILFIDEIHRFNKSQQDALLPAVENGSIILIGSTTLNPYFYLNNALLSRIMLFEFRNLDDNDIKEAVLKAIEDKRGLGEYDVDVEDEAVNLIVRYSHGDVRKAFTYLEASYLATQIDESKEKLTITEEIVRDVTSKQSISFDEDEHYNTISAFIKSVRGSDPNAAIYYLARMLESGEDPRYIARRLCILASEDIGLAEPNAMNIASSLVSIIDFIGMPEGRIPLAEVTIYLALCPKSNSAYNAINKAIRDIRNGELYSIPNYLRDNHSATFDKKSDEEYKYPHDYPYHIVKQDYLEHGVKKEYYEPVDIGEERELKKRYEWIIKHI; translated from the coding sequence ATGTTTGATTTTGAAGAGGACATTAATAATTTCAAGCCTATGGCTGAAAGAATGCGTCCTCTCACTATAGAAGAAGTTTTCGGGCAGCATCATATATTAGACAAAAATAAAACCCTAAGAAAAATGATAGATAATGATAAGATCACATCTATGGTTTTCTTTGGACCTCCAGGTGTAGGAAAATCAACCGTTGCATCTATTATAGCTAAAAAAACTAAAAGCGAATATATAAAACTCAATGCTGTACTTTCAAATGTTTCTGAAATAAGAGAAGCTATAAAAAAAGCAGAAAAGAATTTAGAAAACAGAAAAAAAACTATACTATTTATAGATGAGATACATAGATTCAATAAGAGTCAGCAAGATGCTTTACTTCCTGCTGTTGAAAACGGATCCATTATACTTATAGGAAGCACAACATTAAATCCTTACTTTTATCTTAATAATGCTCTTCTTTCACGCATTATGCTTTTTGAGTTTAGAAATCTCGATGATAATGATATAAAAGAGGCCGTATTAAAAGCAATTGAAGATAAAAGAGGACTTGGTGAATATGATGTAGATGTAGAAGATGAGGCGGTTAATTTAATAGTACGTTATTCTCATGGAGATGTTAGAAAGGCTTTTACATATCTTGAAGCATCATATTTAGCTACTCAGATTGATGAATCTAAAGAAAAACTTACTATCACAGAAGAAATAGTAAGAGATGTTACAAGTAAGCAGTCTATAAGTTTTGATGAAGATGAACATTACAACACTATAAGTGCATTTATAAAGAGTGTAAGAGGAAGCGATCCTAATGCGGCAATTTACTATTTAGCTAGAATGCTTGAGTCCGGAGAGGATCCAAGGTATATAGCTAGACGTTTATGCATATTAGCTTCTGAAGATATAGGACTTGCCGAGCCTAATGCTATGAATATTGCTTCTTCTCTTGTGAGCATTATTGATTTTATAGGTATGCCTGAAGGAAGAATACCATTAGCTGAAGTTACTATTTATTTAGCATTATGTCCTAAATCAAATTCCGCTTATAATGCCATTAATAAAGCTATAAGAGATATAAGAAACGGAGAGTTATATTCCATCCCAAACTATTTGAGAGATAATCATTCTGCAACATTCGATAAAAAAAGCGATGAAGAATATAAATATCCTCATGATTACCCTTATCATATAGTAAAGCAGGACTATTTAGAGCATGGAGTAAAAAAAGAGTATTATGAACCTGTTGATATAGGCGAAGAAAGAGAACTAAAAAAACGCTATGAATGGATTATAAAGCATATATAA
- a CDS encoding DUF167 domain-containing protein, translating to MNIEVKVTAGAKSNSFKFENGAYSIRIMAKAIDGKANKAIIDFLADELNIKKRDVEILKGEKNSKKLISININDNELKKYFNK from the coding sequence ATGAACATAGAAGTTAAAGTAACGGCTGGAGCTAAATCCAACAGTTTTAAATTCGAGAATGGGGCCTATTCCATTCGTATTATGGCTAAGGCTATAGACGGCAAAGCCAATAAAGCTATAATTGATTTTTTAGCCGATGAGCTTAATATCAAAAAAAGAGATGTTGAAATATTAAAGGGCGAGAAAAACAGCAAAAAACTTATCTCTATCAATATAAATGATAATGAATTAAAAAAGTATTTTAATAAATAA
- a CDS encoding carboxymuconolactone decarboxylase family protein produces the protein MDNINFDIKSNKDNYFESEIEAYIKPPKKIPFFLKFPMWIAKKKVKKDLLLPKILAWNPKTAISSGVMEALITHDDKEVPKRLLKLIRIQISIDVACPFCIDMNSFEYDKENVTDEEIKYLQNKDIDACPTLSNKEKIALKYISAITKTPVIISEELITEVKKEYSERAILILASTAAQVNYWARLIRGLGVPTAGFTNICKINK, from the coding sequence ATGGACAATATAAACTTTGACATAAAAAGCAATAAAGACAATTATTTTGAAAGTGAAATAGAAGCATATATAAAACCTCCTAAGAAAATCCCTTTCTTTTTGAAATTTCCTATGTGGATAGCGAAAAAGAAAGTGAAAAAAGATTTACTGCTTCCAAAGATTTTAGCTTGGAATCCTAAAACTGCAATAAGTTCTGGAGTAATGGAAGCATTAATAACTCATGATGATAAAGAAGTACCTAAAAGGCTTTTGAAACTCATAAGAATACAGATTTCAATAGACGTAGCCTGTCCGTTTTGCATAGACATGAACAGCTTTGAATATGATAAAGAAAATGTAACAGATGAAGAAATAAAATATTTACAAAATAAAGATATAGATGCTTGCCCTACTCTATCGAATAAAGAAAAAATAGCTTTAAAATATATTTCAGCTATAACAAAAACACCTGTAATAATATCCGAAGAATTAATCACAGAAGTAAAAAAAGAGTATTCAGAACGTGCCATATTAATATTAGCTTCCACTGCCGCACAGGTTAATTATTGGGCTAGGCTTATAAGAGGATTAGGAGTTCCTACTGCCGGCTTTACAAATATATGTAAAATTAATAAATAA
- a CDS encoding methyl-accepting chemotaxis protein: protein MSKFNSLAVKVPVILCIVTTILITIMLIISLTIAGNGISKSRFEGFETTVMGYSSVFDAWFRTQSYILETYASMPIISEYLISLDEDVKGKVTSNLKTFREKNACAIHIGIVDKNGIIIADSDYPKWIGTKFTDSNINVWNKLHNREYGYGSVSYGNGIAPSVVNGELSFIFAAPVKHENREIGYLYTVFNWREFYKNYIEGIKLGKTGGLDVIGPNMKVLMNTDYNKVNTDAPQVYKEVFNKNLSKGVVEYTANNHKMMGSYTKMKYVPWITSMTMTSEEIFAENRKAVLSGIILGIITIVSIAIFINIFIRSITKPLSLVVDEAKKIERGDLTEFTGKIKPRKDEIGILAESFANMRHKLVETIKEVNEASICIMNASEKLAKGNVELSRRTEAQSASLQQTAASMEQMASTIKSSTEYSITGNNMMISSKSSIDEAGDIIIQTTKNIEEVYDASTKIKNITKIIEDIAFQTNILALNASVEAARAGEQGKGFAVVASEVRNLAQTTQSSVKDITDLVENAYDKINKATETAHHSQEIFADLRVKIDETAHIMRGISSAAVEQQSGVEQVNRAVSEMDGATQMNNALVNDAENASKDLVAQANSLQQAMKFFKL, encoded by the coding sequence ATGAGTAAATTTAATAGTTTGGCGGTAAAGGTACCTGTAATTCTTTGTATTGTTACAACGATATTGATAACAATAATGCTTATCATTTCACTTACAATAGCAGGAAACGGAATATCAAAAAGCAGATTCGAAGGGTTTGAAACTACAGTAATGGGATATTCATCAGTATTTGATGCTTGGTTTAGAACACAATCTTATATACTTGAAACTTATGCTTCTATGCCTATCATAAGCGAATATCTAATTTCTTTGGATGAAGATGTAAAAGGAAAAGTAACTTCAAATCTAAAAACATTCAGAGAAAAGAATGCTTGTGCTATACATATAGGAATAGTTGATAAAAATGGTATCATAATAGCAGACAGCGATTATCCTAAATGGATTGGAACAAAATTTACAGACAGCAATATCAATGTTTGGAATAAACTTCACAATAGAGAATATGGTTACGGCAGCGTAAGTTATGGAAACGGTATTGCTCCTTCAGTGGTTAATGGAGAATTATCATTTATTTTTGCTGCTCCTGTAAAACATGAAAATAGAGAAATAGGCTATTTATATACTGTTTTTAACTGGAGAGAGTTTTATAAAAATTATATAGAAGGAATAAAATTGGGTAAAACAGGAGGACTAGATGTAATAGGTCCTAATATGAAAGTCCTTATGAATACTGATTATAATAAAGTTAATACGGACGCTCCTCAGGTTTATAAAGAAGTATTTAATAAAAATTTATCAAAAGGTGTTGTTGAATATACTGCTAATAATCATAAAATGATGGGGTCATATACTAAAATGAAATATGTGCCTTGGATTACTTCTATGACTATGACTTCAGAAGAAATATTTGCTGAAAATAGAAAAGCTGTATTAAGCGGTATAATATTAGGAATAATAACAATAGTATCTATAGCAATATTTATTAATATATTTATAAGATCTATAACAAAGCCTTTATCTTTAGTAGTAGATGAAGCTAAAAAGATAGAAAGAGGCGATTTAACAGAATTTACAGGAAAAATAAAACCTAGAAAAGATGAGATAGGAATACTTGCAGAAAGCTTTGCTAATATGAGACATAAATTAGTTGAAACTATTAAAGAAGTTAATGAAGCATCTATATGTATAATGAATGCTTCTGAAAAGTTGGCTAAGGGAAATGTAGAATTATCTAGAAGAACAGAGGCTCAGTCAGCAAGTTTGCAGCAGACAGCAGCTTCTATGGAACAAATGGCTTCTACTATAAAATCATCTACTGAATATTCTATAACAGGAAATAATATGATGATATCTTCAAAATCTTCTATAGATGAGGCAGGCGATATCATTATACAAACTACAAAAAATATAGAAGAAGTATATGATGCAAGCACAAAAATAAAAAATATCACTAAAATAATAGAAGATATTGCTTTTCAAACTAATATACTTGCCCTTAATGCATCTGTAGAAGCAGCAAGAGCAGGAGAACAAGGAAAAGGTTTTGCTGTTGTAGCAAGCGAAGTAAGAAATCTTGCACAAACTACTCAGTCATCTGTAAAAGATATTACTGATTTAGTAGAAAATGCTTATGATAAAATAAATAAAGCCACTGAAACAGCTCATCATTCTCAGGAAATATTTGCCGATTTAAGAGTAAAAATAGATGAAACTGCTCATATAATGAGAGGAATAAGCTCTGCAGCAGTAGAACAGCAGTCAGGTGTTGAGCAAGTTAATAGAGCGGTATCCGAAATGGACGGAGCTACTCAAATGAATAATGCTTTGGTTAATGATGCTGAAAATGCTTCAAAAGATTTAGTTGCTCAGGCTAATTCATTACAGCAAGCTATGAAATTTTTCAAACTATAA
- a CDS encoding tetratricopeptide repeat protein: MENINKYLHEVDECIKNKNYNDAFSLCNDILSINPNNIEAMFKAGYCCYRLKRYDISMMHFIKASSLEKFSTNRAIYKYYIGRCYYSLRVYKEALEYFKEAYNLDNNNKYYTLWLGITYSKIAVNDNEYNTALMYLSMSLGSEDYLVYGYIGYCHIQLKNYDKAIMYLNKSVNLKDNDYLSRYYLGNTYFIMQVYDKALEHLSESVKLKDNDFDNWFALGLLYKVIDENDLSDECFEKARNIALDNNDIDEELDCFIKLTDSQNDEYLNYLYLGICYAKLESYKNAVHYLLESIEINEKYSNENNYLAYYWIGYINYVDSEYEDAAKYFEKSLSLNDEEENYLVLLWLGDCYFRLGNYKKALFNLKRSIELKDDEADTYKLISELYLKAGKKEKYNNYISKYKKLIKNINTYDNNYNYSKGYNNPESISSAFENNNKSENIYQKEEILNNEEIYSKKTDIEHFINLLFQDIEKNDLYNLYSSNTEKKCYIDFNDFNIDNYLSYRNIINNAVKDNFDNTNKITTIRNIITNFDIISDLEMEYAKKVIDDIEELFNHTSESILNTMHYYYKKKDIELYFILMKIIEDNL; this comes from the coding sequence ATGGAAAATATTAATAAATATCTGCATGAAGTAGATGAGTGTATAAAAAATAAAAATTATAATGATGCATTTTCCTTATGCAATGATATTTTATCTATAAACCCCAATAATATAGAAGCTATGTTTAAAGCAGGATATTGCTGTTATAGATTAAAAAGATATGATATATCTATGATGCATTTTATAAAGGCTTCTTCATTAGAGAAATTCAGCACCAATAGGGCTATATATAAATACTATATAGGAAGATGCTACTATTCTTTGAGAGTATATAAAGAGGCATTGGAATATTTTAAAGAAGCGTACAATCTTGATAATAATAATAAATATTATACCTTATGGCTTGGAATAACATATTCTAAAATAGCAGTAAATGATAATGAATATAATACAGCGTTAATGTATTTGTCTATGTCTTTAGGTTCGGAAGATTATTTAGTATATGGATATATAGGATATTGCCATATTCAATTGAAAAATTATGATAAAGCTATTATGTATTTAAATAAATCTGTAAACTTGAAAGATAATGATTATCTAAGCAGATATTATTTAGGCAATACGTATTTTATAATGCAGGTATATGATAAGGCTTTGGAGCATTTAAGTGAATCTGTAAAATTAAAAGATAATGATTTTGATAATTGGTTTGCTTTAGGGCTTCTTTATAAAGTTATAGATGAAAATGATTTATCAGATGAATGTTTTGAAAAGGCAAGAAATATTGCTTTGGATAATAATGATATTGATGAAGAGCTTGACTGTTTTATCAAACTCACAGATTCACAAAATGATGAATATTTGAATTATTTATATCTTGGTATTTGCTATGCAAAACTTGAAAGCTATAAAAATGCTGTGCATTATTTACTTGAATCTATAGAGATAAATGAAAAGTATAGTAATGAAAATAATTATTTAGCCTATTATTGGATAGGATATATTAATTACGTAGACAGTGAATATGAAGATGCAGCAAAATATTTTGAAAAGTCTTTAAGTTTAAATGATGAAGAAGAAAATTATTTAGTTTTATTATGGCTTGGCGACTGCTATTTTAGATTAGGTAATTATAAAAAGGCTTTATTTAATTTAAAAAGGTCTATAGAACTTAAAGATGATGAAGCAGATACCTACAAATTAATATCTGAATTATATTTAAAAGCAGGAAAAAAAGAAAAATATAATAATTATATAAGCAAATATAAGAAACTTATAAAAAATATTAATACATATGATAATAACTATAACTATTCAAAAGGATACAATAATCCTGAAAGTATAAGTTCTGCATTTGAAAATAATAATAAGTCAGAAAATATTTATCAAAAAGAAGAAATATTAAATAACGAAGAAATTTATTCTAAAAAAACAGATATTGAGCATTTTATTAATCTTTTGTTTCAGGATATAGAAAAGAATGATTTATATAATTTGTATTCATCTAATACAGAAAAGAAATGCTATATAGATTTTAATGATTTTAATATAGATAATTATTTATCATATAGAAATATAATTAATAATGCGGTAAAAGATAATTTTGATAATACTAATAAAATAACAACTATAAGAAATATTATAACTAATTTTGATATTATAAGTGATTTAGAAATGGAATATGCCAAAAAAGTTATAGATGATATAGAAGAGCTATTCAATCATACTTCCGAGAGCATATTAAATACTATGCATTATTATTATAAGAAGAAGGATATAGAGCTTTATTTTATCTTAATGAAGATAATAGAAGATAATTTATAA